AAGTATTTCTGCATGAGGAACTGGTGAGGCTCCTATTTTTATTACATTGTCGCTTTTAGCTACTTCTTGCTGAGAAGCACAACCTACAAAAGCTACTACCACGATTAAAGCTGATATTAACACTAATAATTTTTTTATATTCATTTTATTATCCTCCTATTTTCTATATATCGAATTTGAAATTTTATTCCCTGAAATTTGAATTAACTGAACTAAAATAATTAATATTATTACTGTTGCAAACATCACATCTGTCTGAAATCTATGATATCCATATCCAATCGCTAGGTATCCTAGTCCTCCTCCACCTACAGCTCCAGCCATTGCACTATAGCCTATAATATTTATGATTGTCACTGTGACATTTAATACAAGCGAAGGCATTGCTTCAGGAATTAATATTTTTAGTACTATTTCTAGTGGAGAGGCTCCCATTGATACTCCAGCTTCAATTACACCTGGATTGACTTCTAAAATTGAGCCTTCTACTAGTCTTGCAAAGAAAGGAATAGCCGCTACCACTAAAGGCACTATGGCTGCATTTGTTCCAATTGAACTTCCAACAACTAGCCGAGTAAAAGGGATTATAAATATCATTAAAATTACAAAGGGAATCGATCTTGTGATATTTATAAGAATTGACAAGCTATTATAAATATTGCTGTTTGGTAGTACACTGTCTTCTCTTGTTATCACTAGAAGTATTCCTAGAGGTAGCCCCAGGATAACCGTAAATACAGTTGATATGAATACCATATATAGGGTTTCGTTAATTGATGGTATGAGTAAATCTAATAGTTCTATCATTTTATAACACCTCTGCCCGAACATCGTGATTATTTAAATAATCTATAATTGTGCTTAGATTGTCATGGCGCTTTAATTCCACAATCAAAGTTCCAAGTGGCTTTTCCTGTATATATTCAATGTTGCCTGAAATAATATTTAGCTCTAAATCAAACTTCTTTACGAGATTTGATATTATTGGATTTTTAGCATTCTCTCCCACAAAGCTAAGCTTTAATAGCTCTCCCTTATAATGCTCTTTATAATCTAAAGACTCTTCTTTAGAAAATATATCTGGGCTACAATTATCTTTATTTGAAAAAATATCGATTGTATTTCCTTGAGCTATAATCCTTCCATTTTCAAGCACCACTGTTTTATCGCAGATACTTTTTACCACTTCCATCTCATGAGTAATAACTACTATAGTTATATTCATTTCTTTATTAATCCTTTTAAGCATACTTAGAATTTGATTTGTAGTTTTCGGGTCAAGAGCTGAAGTGGCTTCATCCGATAATAAAATATCTGGTTTGCTAGCTAGAGCTCTAGCAATAGCAACTCTTTGTTTTTGTCCTCCACTAAGCTGTGAAGTATAAGCATTTGCTTTGTCTGAAAGCTCAACCCAGCTTAGTAATTCATTTACTCTAGCATTTATCTCAGATTTTGGAAGCTTATCTAGTTTTAGTGGAA
This is a stretch of genomic DNA from Acetoanaerobium sticklandii. It encodes these proteins:
- a CDS encoding methionine ABC transporter permease, with the protein product MIELLDLLIPSINETLYMVFISTVFTVILGLPLGILLVITREDSVLPNSNIYNSLSILINITRSIPFVILMIFIIPFTRLVVGSSIGTNAAIVPLVVAAIPFFARLVEGSILEVNPGVIEAGVSMGASPLEIVLKILIPEAMPSLVLNVTVTIINIIGYSAMAGAVGGGGLGYLAIGYGYHRFQTDVMFATVIILIILVQLIQISGNKISNSIYRK
- a CDS encoding methionine ABC transporter ATP-binding protein, whose protein sequence is MIDIRNLSKVYSDSKTPIIALDNINIQIDKGEIYGIVGLSGAGKSSLVRCINRIEEPTSGEIYIDKINIMDLNQKDLRKTRKKISMIFQGFNLLNSKTVYENIAFPLKLDKLPKSEINARVNELLSWVELSDKANAYTSQLSGGQKQRVAIARALASKPDILLSDEATSALDPKTTNQILSMLKRINKEMNITIVVITHEMEVVKSICDKTVVLENGRIIAQGNTIDIFSNKDNCSPDIFSKEESLDYKEHYKGELLKLSFVGENAKNPIISNLVKKFDLELNIISGNIEYIQEKPLGTLIVELKRHDNLSTIIDYLNNHDVRAEVL